In candidate division WOR-3 bacterium, one genomic interval encodes:
- a CDS encoding UvrD-helicase domain-containing protein — protein MNNRFQINFTGELNKEQWEAVQIIDGPILILAGAGSGKTRVITYRIAYLITKGINPENILAVTFTNKAAEEMKNRVCYLLNQDDTGVWIRTYHSTCARILRNESEKIGIPQNFVIYDETDQLSLIKEVLSELNLDTRELKPDFVLQCINHAKENLIDPDNYYNPVDDRFSNIIKTIYRIYNQKLKESNALDFDDLILKTIELFKIQPEILEKYQERFKYIMVDEYQDTNRAQYIFTNLLAAKYRNLCVVGDDDQSIYSWRGAEIRNILDFERDYPEARIIKLEQNYRSTKIILRAASEVVKNNTQRKPKILWCENETGEPIEYFNAEDDKQEAQFVAQKILEEHYRGMEFSEIAVFYRLNYQSRIFEEYFTEYKIPYEVIGGLKFYERAEIKNILAYLRVINNPTDSVSLKRIINLPARNIGKETLDKIIRFQKENNLTLFESLRKISEINGISKKSLESLETFIKMIEKFRELSKKLNLYDLTLRIANETGYLEYLHRRETEEEINRRKNVEELLISINEFVKNNPSATIQDYLEGVSLRSDIDDWSNEKVSLMTLHNAKGLEFDVVFITGLEDGIIPHYKAREEGRYEEERRLLYVGITRAKKKLYITTADKRRNYQGNSIFTRNSPFLKEIPDEVFATLYR, from the coding sequence ATGAATAATCGTTTCCAGATCAATTTTACAGGAGAATTGAACAAAGAACAATGGGAAGCCGTTCAGATAATCGATGGACCCATTTTAATTCTCGCAGGTGCGGGAAGTGGCAAAACAAGAGTCATCACCTATCGCATTGCTTATTTGATAACAAAAGGAATAAATCCGGAAAATATCCTGGCAGTAACTTTTACTAACAAAGCAGCTGAGGAGATGAAAAATCGGGTTTGTTATTTGTTAAACCAAGATGATACCGGAGTTTGGATTCGGACTTACCATTCAACCTGTGCCCGAATTTTAAGGAACGAATCGGAAAAAATTGGAATTCCGCAGAATTTTGTTATATATGATGAAACCGATCAACTCTCTCTAATCAAAGAAGTGTTGAGTGAATTGAATCTTGACACTCGGGAGTTAAAACCGGATTTTGTCTTACAGTGCATTAATCATGCAAAGGAAAATTTGATTGACCCTGATAATTATTATAATCCAGTCGATGATAGATTCAGCAACATAATCAAAACCATTTATCGAATATATAATCAAAAACTTAAGGAGTCTAATGCCCTGGATTTTGATGACCTAATTTTAAAAACAATCGAATTGTTTAAAATCCAGCCCGAAATCCTTGAAAAATATCAGGAGCGCTTCAAGTACATAATGGTGGATGAATATCAAGATACCAACCGCGCGCAATACATTTTTACCAACTTATTGGCAGCAAAATACCGAAATCTCTGTGTGGTAGGTGATGATGATCAGTCCATTTATTCCTGGCGCGGGGCTGAAATCAGAAACATTCTTGATTTTGAACGGGATTACCCAGAAGCCAGAATTATCAAGCTTGAACAAAACTATCGTTCCACGAAAATAATTCTTAGAGCTGCATCAGAAGTAGTAAAAAATAATACCCAGCGGAAGCCAAAAATCCTTTGGTGTGAGAATGAGACTGGTGAGCCAATTGAATACTTCAATGCAGAAGATGATAAGCAGGAAGCACAGTTTGTTGCTCAGAAAATCCTCGAGGAACATTATCGAGGCATGGAATTTAGCGAAATCGCCGTTTTTTATCGTTTAAACTATCAATCAAGAATTTTTGAGGAATATTTCACAGAGTATAAAATTCCCTATGAAGTGATCGGTGGATTAAAATTTTATGAGCGCGCCGAGATAAAAAATATACTCGCATATTTACGAGTAATAAACAATCCTACCGATTCGGTAAGTTTGAAGCGAATAATAAATCTACCAGCCCGAAATATCGGAAAAGAAACACTTGATAAAATAATCAGATTTCAAAAAGAAAATAACTTAACACTTTTTGAAAGTTTAAGAAAAATTTCTGAAATAAATGGAATAAGTAAAAAAAGTTTAGAAAGTTTAGAGACTTTTATAAAAATGATAGAAAAATTTAGGGAATTGAGCAAAAAATTAAATCTCTATGACCTAACTCTCCGCATCGCCAATGAAACGGGTTATCTTGAATATTTGCATAGAAGAGAGACAGAAGAAGAAATCAATCGTCGTAAAAATGTAGAGGAATTGCTCATATCCATAAATGAATTTGTCAAAAATAATCCATCAGCCACAATTCAGGATTATTTAGAAGGTGTTTCTCTAAGAAGCGATATTGATGACTGGTCAAATGAGAAGGTCTCTTTAATGACATTACATAATGCAAAGGGACTTGAGTTTGATGTTGTGTTTATAACCGGATTAGAAGATGGGATAATACCGCATTATAAGGCAAGGGAAGAAGGACGGTATGAAGAAGAGAGAAGATTGCTATATGTGGGGATAACAAGGGCAAAGAAAAAATTGTATATTACAACCGCGGATAAACGTCGAAATTATCAGGGCAATTCTATTTTTACAAGAAATTCACCATTTTTAAAGGAGATACCCGATGAAGTCTTTGCAACATTATACAGATAG
- a CDS encoding aminotransferase class V-fold PLP-dependent enzyme, which translates to MKSLQHYTDRINKFRKLFPITKDKIYLNHASTGPMSINAKKAIEECIKVYQSQAEFDFETYFEKLRTSRKLFAKLINAEPEEITFTHNTSEGIYIALINLPLKEGDEIIVMNEVFPAVRYVVQYNIPGINKKFVNLCGGDPLKIIKKNITRKTRAVVLDHTQFFTGEMIDLFPLSEFLRDREIYLIVDGIQSIGAIEFDTKKIPVDFLASGGGKWLFGPGGAGFLYVNKRNFKILKRLHTGWLGVDWKGFENFETSPPLFNDARMFEMGTRNIIGLSGLTEHIKILLEFGVRNVENRVLRLKRLLREGFKKLNIPVITPEKGPQSGIITIKPENPRKVYEYLNKNKIIISLRNNCLRFSPHFYNTENEIERVFEILKKSFNS; encoded by the coding sequence ATGAAGTCTTTGCAACATTATACAGATAGAATAAATAAATTTCGGAAATTATTTCCAATAACCAAAGATAAAATTTACCTAAATCATGCAAGCACCGGACCGATGAGTATAAACGCAAAAAAGGCAATTGAAGAATGTATAAAGGTCTATCAGAGCCAGGCAGAATTTGATTTCGAGACATATTTTGAAAAATTGCGCACCAGCAGAAAACTCTTTGCAAAACTTATCAATGCCGAACCTGAAGAGATCACATTCACCCATAATACATCAGAAGGGATATATATCGCCCTGATTAATCTACCTCTGAAAGAAGGTGATGAGATAATTGTAATGAACGAAGTCTTCCCCGCGGTCCGTTATGTTGTTCAATACAACATCCCAGGAATAAATAAAAAATTTGTGAATCTGTGTGGCGGAGATCCGCTCAAAATAATTAAGAAAAATATCACCCGTAAGACCCGTGCAGTGGTGCTTGACCATACCCAGTTCTTTACTGGAGAAATGATTGATTTATTCCCATTATCCGAATTTTTAAGAGATAGAGAAATATATCTTATTGTTGATGGGATACAATCAATCGGAGCGATTGAATTTGATACAAAAAAAATACCAGTAGATTTTCTTGCTTCGGGTGGTGGTAAATGGTTATTTGGGCCGGGTGGTGCGGGCTTTTTATATGTAAATAAAAGAAATTTCAAAATTTTAAAAAGGCTTCATACCGGTTGGCTCGGCGTTGACTGGAAGGGTTTTGAAAATTTTGAGACCTCTCCCCCACTATTTAATGATGCAAGGATGTTTGAAATGGGCACGAGGAACATAATTGGATTGAGCGGATTGACTGAACATATAAAAATCTTGCTGGAATTTGGTGTGCGTAATGTTGAAAATAGGGTATTAAGATTAAAGCGGCTGTTAAGAGAAGGATTTAAAAAATTAAATATCCCAGTAATTACGCCTGAAAAAGGACCACAATCAGGTATCATCACGATAAAGCCAGAAAATCCCAGAAAAGTATATGAATACCTGAACAAGAACAAGATAATTATCTCATTGCGTAATAATTGTTTGCGCTTTTCCCCCCATTTTTATAACACGGAAAACGAAATAGAAAGGGTTTTTGAAATATTAAAAAAATCCTTTAACTCTTAG
- a CDS encoding Ig-like domain-containing protein, protein MKVLVETSPGLDKLKSFQDFFKSFVCANYIKTGVDGYEEGADYPEVHIEQRYNTVPPNNNQHYANRPPDNIGSPVPWEEGNFPNGSPIWLPHLACHYIRVVKPVQIDDRTMLYFNFEGDGEKLIWAVPFVKVKVNGTKEKGEIILANNKAYNYPIPIGGSDPNDIAEIIFIPTNLDTSGAEIQYRYSFAIVPVFQKSYQENPQNGSTREVLNLDTDNWYKPKEKVRLKVDLSDKVHIGNNSTLTVDFSQVDKAFDPAKVSIIEVDGVKHEYQIEYELSNTLETPNQLLPVIIRVKDLTNDPTHQSKETIFQLRVEGPPVVESTDPQAGTHDVDIYQKIKVVFNKAMDTVSVREAMEVKNKDRDSDVEIKEITWDNDMKTMEVRCDDPVGKYEL, encoded by the coding sequence ATGAAAGTGCTGGTAGAGACATCCCCGGGACTTGATAAACTTAAAAGTTTTCAGGATTTCTTCAAATCCTTTGTCTGTGCGAATTATATAAAGACTGGGGTGGATGGGTATGAGGAGGGAGCCGATTATCCAGAAGTTCACATTGAACAAAGATATAATACAGTTCCACCCAACAACAATCAGCATTATGCCAATAGACCGCCAGATAACATTGGTTCCCCGGTGCCCTGGGAGGAGGGGAATTTTCCAAATGGTTCACCAATCTGGTTACCCCATCTTGCCTGCCATTATATCAGAGTAGTTAAGCCTGTCCAGATTGATGATAGGACGATGCTCTATTTCAATTTTGAAGGTGATGGCGAAAAGTTAATCTGGGCTGTGCCTTTTGTGAAAGTAAAAGTTAATGGCACAAAAGAGAAGGGTGAGATTATATTGGCAAATAACAAAGCATACAATTATCCAATTCCGATTGGTGGTTCAGACCCGAATGATATTGCCGAGATTATTTTTATCCCAACAAATCTTGATACCTCAGGTGCCGAGATTCAGTATCGCTATTCCTTTGCGATTGTGCCGGTCTTTCAGAAATCATATCAAGAGAATCCCCAAAATGGCTCAACGAGAGAGGTATTGAATCTTGATACAGATAACTGGTATAAACCAAAAGAAAAAGTCAGGTTAAAAGTTGATTTGAGTGATAAGGTGCATATTGGGAATAATTCAACATTGACTGTGGACTTTTCTCAGGTTGATAAGGCATTTGACCCGGCAAAGGTATCAATTATTGAGGTTGATGGGGTAAAGCATGAGTATCAGATTGAGTATGAGCTTTCCAATACCCTTGAAACTCCAAATCAGTTATTGCCGGTGATAATCAGGGTGAAGGATTTAACCAATGACCCAACGCATCAATCCAAAGAGACAATCTTTCAATTGCGGGTGGAAGGACCACCGGTGGTGGAATCCACCGACCCACAGGCAGGTACTCATGATGTTGATATCTATCAAAAGATTAAGGTGGTGTTTAATAAGGCGATGGATACGGTTTCGGTGCGGGAGGCGATGGAAGTGAAAAACAAAGATAGAGATAGTGATGTTGAAATAAAGGAGATAACCTGGGATAACGATATGAAGACAATGGAGGTGCGGTGCGATGACCCGGTTGGTAAGTATGAATTGTGA
- a CDS encoding phosphatidylglycerophosphatase A produces MIKILKIGFLTGLGTGYIPIAPATFACLISVIIWYFLVDFPLIYWAVFVNLFIWGLIISQEFVKEWGKDPRKIVVDEYATLLLPLYFVPKRILPLVIAFVLFRIFDVIKPPPLRQMERLPGAWGIMLDDLGSAIYTALIIVIIKFLYPQL; encoded by the coding sequence ATGATTAAAATTTTGAAAATTGGATTTCTTACTGGACTCGGCACAGGTTACATCCCAATTGCTCCAGCAACATTTGCCTGTTTAATAAGTGTCATAATCTGGTATTTTCTCGTTGACTTTCCATTAATTTATTGGGCGGTCTTTGTGAATCTATTTATATGGGGTTTGATAATTAGTCAGGAATTTGTAAAAGAATGGGGTAAAGACCCGCGGAAAATAGTGGTTGATGAATACGCAACACTGCTTTTACCTTTGTATTTTGTGCCGAAAAGAATTTTGCCACTTGTTATTGCATTTGTTTTATTCAGGATTTTTGATGTCATAAAACCACCGCCGCTAAGACAGATGGAAAGACTTCCTGGTGCCTGGGGCATTATGCTGGATGACCTCGGGTCCGCAATCTATACAGCATTAATAATCGTTATCATAAAATTTCTCTATCCACAATTATAA
- the secF gene encoding protein translocase subunit SecF, translating into MELIKNPNLPFMSWRKYGFIFSGILVIISLLLIFLKGPKLGVDFAGGALVWVKFEKHLEVSDIRNSLAKIGQEQASIQKLAGTDEFVIRSVTKVDPDKFANDVIAQLKKDFADNPLDLRAKETVEPKISAELTRNTIIGVLVALFLMGIYVWFRFDFRFGAASVIAILHDVLITIGALVLTGREFTIVVVGALLTIVGYSINDTIVISDRVRENRKKLRGIPFVELINTSINETFSRTILTGFFVIVTLFCLFFLGGPVIADFAFTLIVGLIFGTYSSTFVVCALVTEWETKFPQKRK; encoded by the coding sequence ATGGAATTGATAAAAAATCCCAACCTACCATTTATGTCCTGGAGAAAGTATGGATTTATCTTCTCCGGCATTCTTGTTATTATTTCGCTATTATTAATATTTTTAAAAGGTCCGAAACTCGGTGTTGACTTCGCCGGTGGTGCACTCGTATGGGTAAAATTTGAGAAACACCTGGAAGTAAGTGATATCAGAAACTCGCTTGCGAAGATCGGACAGGAACAGGCATCTATTCAAAAACTTGCAGGAACGGATGAATTTGTTATCCGTTCGGTCACTAAGGTTGACCCGGATAAATTCGCCAATGATGTGATCGCCCAATTGAAGAAGGACTTTGCTGATAATCCACTGGATTTAAGGGCAAAAGAAACAGTTGAGCCAAAGATAAGTGCTGAATTAACAAGAAACACAATCATTGGAGTGCTTGTTGCATTGTTCCTAATGGGCATATATGTATGGTTTAGATTTGATTTTAGATTTGGCGCTGCATCGGTGATTGCAATACTCCACGATGTTTTGATTACAATAGGTGCATTGGTCCTTACTGGTAGAGAATTTACAATTGTTGTCGTTGGAGCACTTCTGACGATTGTGGGTTATTCAATAAATGATACTATCGTCATTTCCGATCGGGTTCGTGAGAACCGTAAAAAACTCCGTGGTATTCCATTCGTGGAACTTATAAATACCAGTATTAATGAAACTTTTTCCCGTACCATTTTAACAGGATTCTTCGTAATTGTAACGCTCTTCTGTCTATTTTTCCTTGGCGGTCCGGTTATTGCTGACTTTGCGTTTACACTCATTGTCGGATTAATATTTGGAACATATTCTTCAACATTTGTGGTTTGTGCACTGGTAACTGAGTGGGAAACAAAATTTCCCCAGAAGAGAAAATAA
- the secD gene encoding protein translocase subunit SecD: MRNIGFRLAVVIIIFIVGLYTIYPTLRLYTASGLSKEEENNLLKRAIHLGLDLKGGMHLVLEIDTTGLKEKPSDLRDRALEIVKNRIDEFGVFEPVIEKQGSSRILVQLPGVDRERALNIIRKVAHLEFKLVSDKTRDVIKNIDTYLAKGDTLGFEEPFSSYLFSVEGDLGFDVRDEDSLKMLIAQAQEIIPKEWQFYFGPKEHYQGKEIKRLYLLKKEPELSGEMIRDAQHRPYQGAELQYTGSWIVEIEFRREAARLFASVTGKNIGRRLAIVLDDVVQSAPYIRERIPQGKAIITGNFKAEEARDLAIVLKAGSLPAPLKIVEERSVGPSLGKDSIINGIRASLIGSLFVVVFMLVYYYLTGLVANFALLLNVILLIGTLSAFGGTLTMPGIAGIALTIAMSVDANILIFERIKEELRLGKTVRTAIAQGFSRAWLAIFDSNVTTIITGIVLYIFGTGPIRGFALTLIIGLIANLICAVFVTRTILDYFTYKFEVSKLRI; the protein is encoded by the coding sequence ATGAGAAATATTGGTTTTAGATTGGCTGTGGTCATAATTATTTTTATCGTTGGACTATATACTATCTATCCAACTCTGCGCCTTTATACTGCTTCTGGATTGTCAAAAGAAGAAGAAAATAATTTACTCAAAAGGGCAATTCACCTCGGGTTGGATTTAAAAGGCGGAATGCACTTGGTCCTTGAAATTGATACCACCGGATTAAAAGAAAAACCCTCTGATTTACGCGATCGAGCACTGGAAATCGTAAAAAATCGAATCGATGAATTTGGGGTTTTTGAACCTGTTATAGAAAAACAAGGAAGTTCAAGAATTCTTGTTCAACTGCCGGGAGTGGACCGCGAGCGCGCTTTGAATATCATCCGAAAAGTCGCCCATTTGGAATTCAAATTGGTAAGCGATAAGACCCGGGATGTGATAAAAAACATCGATACATACCTTGCGAAAGGGGATACCCTTGGTTTCGAAGAGCCTTTCAGTTCTTATCTCTTCAGCGTTGAAGGCGATTTAGGTTTTGATGTTAGGGATGAAGACTCACTGAAGATGCTGATTGCTCAGGCACAAGAAATAATTCCTAAAGAATGGCAATTTTACTTTGGACCCAAAGAGCATTACCAGGGCAAAGAGATTAAGAGATTGTATCTCCTTAAAAAAGAGCCTGAGCTTAGCGGTGAGATGATTCGCGATGCCCAGCATCGACCCTATCAAGGAGCTGAATTGCAATATACAGGTTCTTGGATAGTAGAAATCGAATTCCGACGAGAAGCAGCAAGATTATTTGCATCAGTGACCGGCAAGAATATTGGGAGACGTTTGGCGATTGTTCTTGATGATGTTGTTCAATCCGCACCTTACATTCGGGAGAGAATACCTCAAGGTAAAGCCATAATTACCGGAAATTTTAAAGCAGAAGAGGCAAGGGACCTGGCGATTGTTTTAAAAGCAGGCTCCCTGCCAGCTCCACTGAAGATTGTTGAAGAACGCTCGGTGGGACCATCATTGGGGAAAGATTCAATTATCAACGGAATTCGGGCATCGTTAATTGGCTCGTTATTTGTGGTAGTGTTCATGTTAGTTTATTACTACCTCACTGGTCTGGTAGCAAATTTTGCTTTGCTTCTTAATGTAATCTTGTTGATCGGTACTCTTTCGGCATTCGGGGGGACCTTGACTATGCCAGGCATTGCCGGGATTGCCCTTACAATTGCCATGTCGGTGGATGCAAACATTCTGATATTTGAACGAATAAAAGAAGAACTGCGCTTGGGGAAAACGGTCCGCACTGCTATCGCCCAAGGTTTTTCTCGGGCCTGGCTGGCTATCTTTGACTCCAATGTTACCACGATTATCACTGGCATTGTACTTTATATCTTCGGAACCGGTCCAATAAGAGGATTTGCACTAACTCTGATCATCGGTCTAATCGCTAATCTCATCTGCGCGGTTTTTGTTACCCGAACAATTCTTGATTACTTTACTTATAAATTTGAAGTTAGCAAGCTAAGGATATAA
- a CDS encoding pyridoxine 5'-phosphate synthase, protein MELSVNIDHIATLREARREKFPDPVYAAVEAELGGADGITVHLRGDRRHIKERDLRLLRDIIKTELNLEMAVTNEMLEIACKIRPDRVTLVPEAPGEITTQGGLNLINFSSDLKVFIQRLKEAGIKVGLFIDPDINQIDEALKVQAEYIEINTNEYSKNPKSPSLIVKIRDFAKRAYASGFEVHAGHGIDYKNITRLLEIKEITSYSIGFAIVARAVFVGMRQATEEMVRIIKGAR, encoded by the coding sequence ATGGAACTTTCTGTTAATATTGATCATATTGCTACCTTGCGCGAGGCACGCAGGGAGAAATTCCCGGATCCCGTTTATGCTGCTGTAGAGGCGGAGTTGGGTGGTGCAGATGGAATTACAGTTCACTTAAGAGGTGACCGGAGACATATCAAAGAAAGAGATTTGCGTCTATTAAGAGACATTATCAAAACTGAATTGAATTTGGAAATGGCGGTTACCAACGAAATGCTTGAGATTGCCTGCAAGATTCGACCGGATCGGGTGACACTTGTTCCCGAAGCACCAGGGGAAATAACCACTCAAGGTGGTCTTAATCTAATAAACTTTTCCAGTGATTTAAAGGTATTTATTCAGCGACTTAAAGAAGCTGGAATAAAGGTAGGGTTGTTCATTGACCCAGATATAAATCAGATAGACGAAGCCCTGAAGGTTCAGGCTGAATACATTGAGATAAATACCAATGAATACTCTAAAAATCCCAAGTCGCCATCGCTAATAGTGAAAATAAGAGATTTCGCAAAGCGAGCCTATGCATCTGGTTTCGAAGTCCACGCCGGTCACGGTATTGATTATAAGAATATCACCCGTTTGTTGGAGATAAAAGAAATAACAAGTTATTCTATCGGTTTTGCCATTGTTGCCCGCGCAGTTTTTGTAGGCATGCGTCAGGCAACTGAGGAGATGGTTAGGATTATCAAAGGAGCAAGATGA
- a CDS encoding lactate utilization protein, with translation MNEVKKWHQEKILLRVVEALRKRDFNAEYFHSVNEVNDYLLRNIPVHASVGIGGSMTIRELSIIEKLEERGNKVIHHWQKGLTEETDKEIRKKEMLADYYLTSANAITKNGDIINIDGIGNRIAAMVYGPDNVYIIAGYNKIVPSIHDGIKRSKEIAAVMNAKRVSAQTPCVNTGMCIDCNVKGRICRVISIMQFRPWHTNITVLLVNETLGF, from the coding sequence ATGAATGAAGTGAAAAAATGGCATCAGGAAAAGATTTTGCTGCGGGTAGTAGAAGCATTAAGAAAGCGTGATTTTAACGCCGAATATTTCCACTCGGTTAATGAAGTAAATGACTATCTTTTAAGAAATATTCCCGTTCACGCCAGTGTTGGCATCGGTGGTTCTATGACAATTAGAGAACTTAGCATCATTGAAAAACTTGAAGAGAGAGGGAATAAAGTAATCCACCATTGGCAAAAAGGATTGACCGAAGAAACAGATAAAGAAATACGGAAAAAAGAAATGCTTGCTGATTACTATCTGACAAGTGCCAACGCAATTACGAAAAATGGTGATATCATCAACATCGATGGAATCGGAAACCGCATTGCGGCCATGGTTTATGGTCCGGATAATGTTTATATAATCGCGGGCTATAACAAGATCGTTCCTTCAATCCATGACGGTATAAAAAGGAGCAAAGAGATTGCCGCGGTAATGAATGCCAAACGTGTCAGTGCTCAAACCCCATGTGTTAATACCGGAATGTGCATTGATTGTAATGTAAAAGGGAGGATCTGTCGTGTGATCTCAATAATGCAATTTCGTCCTTGGCATACAAATATCACGGTTTTACTCGTCAACGAAACACTGGGATTCTAA
- a CDS encoding T9SS type A sorting domain-containing protein, translated as MITKILVGLSIFIALYGQWRKSLVGTAPNVLNLIRVGDGRNDGVQRVYAICEDARVYEWTYTGSGWTRATVGILPGSGWCLGIDIGKGRNDGLNRVYATQIDGNVYEFFWNGTQWIRTALGNPNSTIYGVFVGPGRNDGINRIYASGDGVPPVEYSWTGSFWDKDTVENANLQQWLPYVGPGRNDGINRLYLPNSMGSSYTVAEYTWTGSNFVRSDLPPVDGNPLCIVIGPGRNDGINRLYVSSRAKVYEFTYQSGVWQTVDIIPAYGNEGRYNITLGRTKSDGKNRVYVTCSGTQLLEVSWTGSAWVDTVIDAVSAATCGVAIGRGRNDDTVRVYGCNRNGEVWEFTHVHPYVGIENENHLALPLLKEFIEIFPNPTASELKVNYTVDFKTLSEIVIYDITGKKIKVLVSEIQEPGSYEILWNGQDDTGKKIPAGLYILHCNLNNNRSIKRIAFLK; from the coding sequence ATGATAACGAAAATCCTTGTTGGGTTATCAATTTTTATAGCCCTCTATGGGCAATGGCGTAAATCACTCGTTGGAACAGCACCGAATGTGTTAAATCTGATCCGAGTTGGCGATGGCAGGAATGATGGAGTCCAACGGGTCTATGCAATATGTGAGGATGCACGTGTCTATGAATGGACATATACAGGGAGTGGTTGGACACGTGCTACTGTTGGCATACTGCCTGGTTCAGGCTGGTGTCTTGGTATAGACATTGGAAAGGGTAGAAATGATGGGCTCAATCGTGTTTATGCTACACAAATTGATGGAAATGTTTATGAATTCTTCTGGAATGGAACACAATGGATTAGGACCGCACTTGGAAATCCAAATTCTACAATCTATGGTGTATTTGTTGGTCCGGGAAGGAATGATGGAATAAATCGCATTTATGCAAGCGGTGATGGTGTGCCACCAGTTGAATATTCATGGACAGGTTCCTTCTGGGATAAAGATACAGTCGAAAATGCAAATCTCCAACAATGGCTGCCTTATGTTGGTCCGGGAAGGAATGATGGGATAAATCGCTTATATCTCCCCAACTCAATGGGTTCTTCATACACTGTTGCTGAATATACTTGGACTGGTTCTAATTTTGTGCGTTCAGACTTACCTCCAGTTGATGGAAATCCTTTGTGTATTGTGATCGGTCCGGGCAGGAATGATGGAATAAATCGTTTGTATGTAAGTTCCAGGGCAAAAGTATATGAATTTACTTACCAATCAGGGGTATGGCAGACAGTGGATATAATCCCCGCTTATGGAAATGAAGGTCGGTATAATATCACATTAGGCAGGACAAAGTCTGATGGAAAAAATCGTGTCTATGTAACCTGCTCGGGAACACAATTGCTTGAAGTATCCTGGACAGGGTCAGCCTGGGTTGATACGGTGATTGATGCGGTATCTGCTGCTACCTGCGGTGTTGCAATCGGCAGGGGGAGAAATGATGATACAGTAAGGGTTTATGGTTGCAATAGAAATGGTGAGGTTTGGGAATTCACGCATGTCCATCCTTATGTAGGCATTGAAAATGAAAATCATCTTGCACTTCCGTTGCTAAAGGAATTTATCGAAATATTTCCTAATCCAACTGCTAGTGAATTGAAAGTAAATTATACTGTGGATTTCAAAACATTGTCCGAAATCGTCATTTACGATATTACTGGAAAAAAGATTAAAGTCTTGGTTAGCGAGATACAAGAACCCGGTTCCTACGAAATCCTTTGGAACGGCCAGGATGACACCGGAAAAAAAATTCCCGCTGGTTTATATATCTTGCACTGCAATTTAAATAATAATCGTTCAATAAAGAGGATTGCATTTTTAAAATAA